One window from the genome of Gimesia aquarii encodes:
- a CDS encoding cupin domain-containing protein, whose translation MVPEIFNLFTPFKTPPTTEVFEELFCGSSFRVEKIVSTGQATPAGEWYDQEQAEWVVLLSGSAVLRFEGESEAGRTLVPGDAVNIPAHCRHRVEATAADQETVWLAIHYEPVENR comes from the coding sequence ATGGTTCCTGAGATTTTTAATCTATTCACTCCATTTAAGACACCACCCACAACGGAAGTGTTTGAGGAACTGTTTTGTGGTTCCTCATTTCGTGTCGAAAAGATCGTGTCGACAGGACAGGCGACTCCTGCCGGTGAGTGGTATGATCAGGAACAGGCAGAATGGGTAGTTTTATTGTCGGGCTCTGCGGTATTACGATTTGAAGGAGAATCTGAAGCAGGCCGGACGCTGGTTCCCGGTGATGCAGTGAACATTCCCGCGCATTGTCGGCACCGCGTCGAAGCAACGGCTGCGGATCAGGAAACCGTTTGGCTTGCAATCCACTATGAGCCTGTCGAGAATAGATGA
- a CDS encoding mandelate racemase/muconate lactonizing enzyme family protein: MKITAVDTFLVDVPLLKPVSPYQSRYISSSTTGALLIRIETDAGITGWGETPQRLSFQNATSFTGVEANYFRPILLGKDPTDISALYADWGMEEPYLQSLVEMACWDILGKQSGQPLHRLLGGLYREEVEVTCCMGIRGPEEAAAISKHYVDLGFSTLKTKAGRSPEEDLAMVRAIRESVGDKLNLRIDPNMGYTPEVALQLARDLEPYELQYFEQPMHKDLLQESADIRQQTRTPLALNESVTTMEHVRKILELNAADYLLPDTYQCGGIWAVKLVGEVAASAKVPCIFHCSHDLGLRTATMLHMAASSPNFPLANDCTYYSLENDIITERFEINVGRIKVPKKPGLGVDIDEAMLKRYLVKGSV; this comes from the coding sequence ATGAAAATCACAGCCGTTGATACCTTCCTGGTTGATGTACCACTGCTAAAACCAGTCTCTCCCTATCAATCACGCTATATTTCATCTTCAACGACAGGCGCCCTGTTGATTCGGATTGAAACCGACGCAGGTATAACCGGCTGGGGAGAAACACCACAACGGCTCTCGTTTCAAAATGCAACTTCCTTTACAGGAGTGGAAGCCAACTACTTCAGACCCATTCTCCTTGGTAAAGACCCGACTGACATCTCTGCACTTTACGCAGACTGGGGAATGGAAGAACCCTATCTGCAGAGTCTGGTTGAGATGGCCTGCTGGGATATTCTTGGTAAGCAGAGTGGGCAACCTTTGCATCGTCTACTGGGAGGCCTGTATCGAGAGGAAGTCGAAGTTACCTGCTGCATGGGTATCCGCGGTCCAGAAGAGGCGGCCGCGATTTCCAAACACTATGTGGACCTGGGATTCTCGACGCTCAAAACCAAAGCGGGTCGCTCCCCGGAAGAAGATCTGGCAATGGTCCGCGCTATTCGGGAATCGGTCGGAGACAAACTGAATCTCCGCATCGATCCCAACATGGGCTACACACCAGAAGTTGCCCTGCAACTGGCCCGTGATCTGGAACCGTACGAATTGCAATACTTCGAGCAGCCGATGCATAAAGATCTGTTGCAAGAATCGGCCGACATCAGACAACAGACCAGAACCCCACTCGCGCTGAATGAATCGGTCACCACGATGGAACATGTGCGTAAAATTCTGGAGCTAAACGCTGCGGACTACTTGTTGCCCGATACCTACCAGTGCGGCGGCATCTGGGCCGTAAAACTTGTTGGTGAAGTGGCCGCCTCGGCCAAAGTGCCTTGTATCTTCCACTGCTCCCACGATCTGGGCTTGCGCACCGCCACCATGCTGCACATGGCGGCTTCATCACCCAATTTCCCCCTGGCTAACGACTGCACCTATTATAGCCTTGAGAATGACATCATCACGGAGCGTTTTGAAATCAATGTGGGACGAATCAAAGTGCCTAAGAAACCAGGCCTGGGAGTTGACATTGATGAAGCGATGTTGAAGCGCTATCTGGTAAAAGGATCAGTTTAA
- the sigJ gene encoding RNA polymerase sigma factor SigJ: MKSASGLDIFEFHRSELVGLAYRITGSRTEAEDIVQETFLKWMHADQSSIVSVRAWLMKVATRLSLDYLKSAKVKRMSYVGPWLPEPFITDEQTPANELEMDESISMALLVLLEQLSPAERASFILHDLFQYRFDEIGDILERTESSCRKLASRARAKIGRDTLEPTQDKAEHIQMLSTFSDAVKKGDMTELVALLKDDATFHSDGGGKAAASRKVLHGSDVIAKFFLKVVRPDWLSKKASEMTISATWFNGAPGMIVRQAGQPITAFNFELEAGVIKIIHALRNPDKLRLFGAR; this comes from the coding sequence GTGAAATCAGCATCGGGCTTGGACATATTTGAATTCCATCGTTCAGAATTGGTTGGTCTGGCGTACCGGATTACCGGTTCTCGTACCGAGGCGGAGGATATCGTACAGGAAACGTTCTTGAAGTGGATGCACGCTGATCAGAGTTCCATCGTTTCAGTTCGAGCATGGCTCATGAAAGTTGCAACGCGGTTGTCACTCGATTATCTCAAAAGTGCCAAAGTCAAACGCATGTCTTATGTTGGTCCCTGGCTGCCCGAACCATTTATCACCGACGAGCAAACACCCGCGAATGAACTGGAAATGGATGAATCGATCTCGATGGCGCTGTTGGTCCTTTTGGAGCAACTTTCTCCCGCGGAGAGAGCCAGCTTCATTCTGCACGATCTGTTTCAATACCGTTTTGATGAAATCGGAGACATCCTCGAACGAACGGAAAGTTCCTGTCGCAAGCTGGCCAGTCGCGCCCGCGCGAAAATTGGCAGAGACACTTTAGAGCCAACGCAAGACAAGGCAGAGCACATTCAGATGCTGTCGACATTCTCTGACGCCGTCAAAAAGGGTGACATGACGGAGCTTGTCGCACTACTCAAGGATGACGCGACATTCCATTCAGATGGAGGAGGTAAAGCTGCCGCATCACGTAAAGTGTTGCATGGCTCAGACGTGATTGCCAAATTCTTCTTGAAAGTCGTCAGACCCGACTGGCTTTCAAAGAAAGCAAGCGAGATGACGATCAGCGCAACCTGGTTCAACGGTGCGCCCGGCATGATCGTACGGCAGGCAGGTCAGCCAATCACCGCATTCAATTTTGAACTGGAAGCGGGGGTAATCAAAATCATCCACGCCCTGCGCAATCCGGACAAGCTGCGTTTGTTTGGTGCTCGTTGA
- a CDS encoding carboxymuconolactone decarboxylase family protein, producing the protein MSERDYLNELAEFEAHYQYDTTYMRELLEHSPLAYAKFADFMPLASHRENLDPETYWIAKLAAMQVEDCGACLQLCVRMALENEVSRQLIESVLEGGSGLSDDARDLYDFSVNVASATSVEQALEDRIQARFDKASLLELGLCIASAKVFPTIKRALSYAKSCNLIEIKV; encoded by the coding sequence ATGAGTGAACGTGATTATTTAAATGAACTGGCCGAATTTGAAGCACATTATCAGTACGACACAACCTATATGCGGGAACTATTAGAACACTCCCCGCTGGCGTATGCGAAATTTGCCGATTTCATGCCTCTGGCAAGCCATCGAGAGAACTTGGACCCTGAAACGTACTGGATTGCAAAATTGGCCGCCATGCAGGTTGAAGATTGTGGCGCATGTTTACAACTCTGTGTGCGTATGGCTCTGGAAAATGAGGTCTCCCGGCAGCTAATCGAGTCTGTATTGGAAGGTGGCAGCGGGTTGTCAGATGACGCGCGCGATTTGTATGATTTCTCTGTCAACGTTGCCAGCGCAACCTCTGTTGAGCAAGCGTTAGAAGATCGCATTCAAGCGCGTTTTGATAAAGCGTCACTGTTGGAACTGGGGCTGTGTATTGCATCAGCGAAAGTGTTTCCTACCATTAAACGTGCCTTGAGTTATGCCAAAAGTTGTAATCTGATTGAAATCAAAGTCTGA
- a CDS encoding TIGR01777 family oxidoreductase, with protein MGRIVIAGGTGFLGLNLARQLSESGSEVVLLSRRCTAEDSRWRHVVWDARTTEEWVRELEGASALVNLAGRTVDCIKTPDHCDEILRSRVEATEVLGRAVREVQSPPPVWVQMSTAHRYGDPPDCVCDEDSAFGYGLAPFVAQEWEAAYARAVLPNMRQVILRTSFVLGRDGGALQRLAKLVRWGLGGTVGSGRQGMSWIHVQDMNRLFIRAITDESMQGAYLATAPEPVSNAEFMRELRRALHMPIGLPATSWMVRIGAPLVMRTDPELALYGRYCISRCLKEEGFEFSFSNLASAFQEIYQ; from the coding sequence ATGGGCCGAATTGTAATCGCCGGGGGAACGGGGTTTCTCGGATTGAACCTCGCACGCCAGTTGAGTGAGTCAGGCAGTGAAGTCGTCTTGTTGTCACGTCGGTGTACTGCTGAAGATTCTCGGTGGCGACATGTTGTCTGGGATGCACGTACCACAGAAGAGTGGGTACGCGAGTTGGAGGGAGCCAGTGCGCTGGTGAATCTGGCTGGCCGCACGGTGGACTGCATTAAGACCCCCGATCATTGTGATGAAATATTACGCTCGCGGGTTGAGGCGACGGAAGTCTTGGGGCGTGCTGTAAGAGAAGTTCAGTCACCACCGCCCGTTTGGGTGCAGATGTCGACGGCACACCGTTATGGCGATCCACCTGACTGCGTGTGTGACGAAGATTCTGCCTTTGGCTACGGTTTGGCGCCCTTCGTTGCTCAGGAGTGGGAGGCCGCCTATGCGCGGGCTGTGCTTCCCAACATGCGACAAGTCATCTTGCGGACCAGTTTTGTTCTGGGACGCGATGGCGGTGCCTTACAGCGACTGGCAAAACTGGTCCGCTGGGGATTGGGTGGAACAGTGGGAAGTGGACGGCAGGGAATGAGTTGGATTCACGTGCAGGATATGAATCGGCTATTTATCCGAGCCATCACTGATGAATCTATGCAGGGAGCCTATCTGGCAACCGCTCCCGAACCGGTTTCAAATGCCGAATTCATGCGCGAATTAAGACGCGCACTTCACATGCCCATCGGTTTGCCTGCTACCAGCTGGATGGTGCGGATCGGCGCGCCATTAGTTATGCGCACGGATCCGGAACTCGCACTTTATGGTCGATATTGCATCTCGCGTTGTTTAAAAGAAGAAGGTTTTGAATTTTCGTTTTCGAATCTGGCATCGGCGTTTCAAGAAATTTACCAATGA
- a CDS encoding DUF2332 domain-containing protein — protein sequence MSHRLAEKFRNFAERECKGTSPLYYILSHSIAQDNDVLEIAGQVQKGQPVPNLFFAAVHYLLVSGSSHPLAAFYASCAPEVETSLDAWPEFKDFVHSHRQIIVSLLQSRFVQTNEVRRCAFLFPAFLFAASQFKPQPLALLEIGTSAGLNLLWDQYQYSYGDSTTYGDTSSPVLIRSRFRGNKPSVLSEPVPEISHRIGADLNIIDLSHPDEVAWLRALVWPEHHERRDLMDAALEKRGEMQPDLDLRMGDGFAMLDETAEEIPTESLFCVYHTHVANQISKTEQEAFLSSIQRLGKQRDIVHLFNNIAQPHLHLSAYRDGQLLDLPLAKTDGHARWIEWL from the coding sequence ATGAGTCACCGACTTGCTGAGAAATTTCGAAACTTTGCCGAGCGGGAGTGCAAAGGAACCTCCCCACTCTATTACATTTTATCACATTCCATTGCACAGGATAACGATGTTCTGGAGATTGCCGGTCAGGTTCAGAAGGGACAGCCGGTTCCGAATTTGTTTTTTGCAGCCGTGCATTATCTTTTGGTTTCCGGTAGTTCGCATCCACTGGCTGCGTTTTATGCATCTTGCGCACCAGAAGTAGAAACTTCTTTGGATGCCTGGCCAGAATTCAAAGACTTTGTGCACTCTCATCGTCAGATAATTGTTTCCCTGTTGCAATCACGGTTCGTGCAAACCAATGAAGTGAGACGATGTGCTTTTCTTTTTCCGGCGTTTTTATTTGCGGCCAGCCAATTCAAGCCCCAGCCTCTGGCCTTGCTTGAAATCGGGACCAGCGCGGGATTGAACCTTCTCTGGGATCAATACCAGTATTCCTATGGTGACTCCACTACTTATGGGGACACCTCGTCGCCTGTTTTGATCCGTTCTAGATTTCGTGGAAATAAGCCTTCCGTTCTCTCTGAGCCTGTCCCAGAGATTTCCCACCGCATCGGCGCGGATTTAAACATCATTGATTTATCGCATCCCGACGAAGTCGCCTGGCTGCGTGCACTCGTGTGGCCCGAACATCATGAGAGAAGAGATCTCATGGATGCGGCTTTGGAAAAACGTGGCGAGATGCAGCCTGATCTCGATCTAAGGATGGGAGACGGATTTGCCATGCTCGACGAGACCGCAGAAGAAATTCCTACCGAATCTCTATTCTGCGTCTACCACACCCATGTCGCAAATCAAATTTCGAAAACGGAGCAGGAGGCCTTTTTGAGTTCCATCCAACGACTTGGCAAACAGCGCGATATAGTCCATCTCTTTAATAATATTGCTCAACCTCACCTGCATCTGTCAGCGTATCGTGATGGTCAGTTGCTTGATCTGCCCCTTGCGAAAACCGATGGCCATGCCCGCTGGATCGAGTGGTTATAG
- a CDS encoding alpha/beta hydrolase — MLSKMNRREMLGVCAAGASAFCLPSMLTARQPKTKVKTFTYKTVGDLEIKADVHRVDDNKTRPVMVWFHGGALIVGHRGGVSGRVLKDMLNAGYAVVSFDYRLAPETKLPEIIADLEDGFTWLHQKGPELFNVDTSKVAVSGGSAGGCLTMIAGYRAKPRPTVLVPFWGYGDLIGDWIGKPSPHDRHQTKFTKTEAYQQVSGPPIADSRDSKKNRGAFYQYCRQEGIWPKEVAGWDHHREPEKFYPYMTLKNVTKDYPPTLMVHGTKDADVPYNQSTLMAEQFKKHGVEHELVTIPNGEHGLAGGDPKLIVAAYQQAFEFMHDRMR, encoded by the coding sequence ATGCTGTCAAAGATGAACCGCAGAGAGATGTTGGGAGTCTGTGCCGCTGGTGCGTCTGCTTTCTGTTTGCCTTCAATGCTTACTGCCAGGCAGCCTAAAACAAAAGTCAAAACATTTACTTATAAGACGGTAGGCGATTTGGAAATCAAGGCGGACGTACATCGGGTCGATGATAATAAAACCCGACCTGTGATGGTCTGGTTTCATGGCGGTGCCCTCATCGTTGGACATCGAGGTGGTGTGAGTGGTCGTGTCTTAAAAGATATGTTGAACGCCGGATATGCCGTTGTTTCGTTTGATTATCGCTTGGCCCCCGAAACTAAGCTGCCGGAAATTATCGCTGATCTGGAAGATGGATTTACCTGGCTGCATCAAAAAGGCCCTGAGTTGTTCAATGTTGATACGAGCAAAGTCGCAGTTTCTGGCGGGTCTGCAGGCGGGTGCCTGACCATGATAGCCGGCTATCGTGCGAAGCCGCGACCAACCGTACTCGTTCCTTTCTGGGGTTATGGCGATCTGATCGGCGACTGGATTGGAAAGCCGAGCCCTCATGATCGTCATCAAACCAAATTTACAAAAACAGAAGCCTATCAACAGGTCAGCGGTCCACCGATTGCGGATTCCCGGGACAGCAAAAAAAATCGTGGGGCCTTTTATCAATACTGTCGACAAGAGGGCATCTGGCCGAAAGAAGTCGCCGGCTGGGATCACCATCGCGAGCCCGAAAAATTCTATCCATATATGACGCTGAAGAATGTGACCAAAGATTATCCTCCAACGCTCATGGTACATGGCACTAAAGACGCCGACGTTCCCTATAATCAGTCGACATTAATGGCAGAGCAATTCAAAAAGCACGGTGTCGAGCACGAACTGGTCACAATCCCGAACGGCGAACATGGTCTGGCAGGCGGCGATCCAAAACTGATTGTCGCTGCCTATCAACAGGCGTTTGAATTTATGCATGATCGTATGCGGTAA
- a CDS encoding M50 family metallopeptidase: protein MRTPTVNRFYQLLFYLSLALIFWLAMMGIHELGHVIGAILTGGSVSQVVLHPLAISRTDLTDNPCPVIVVWAGPLLGVLIPLISLFVVRGLGWSQFRIIQFFAGFCLIANGAYIAGGSWEGIGDCGVMLHSGTPLWMMWLFGLLTIPAGFFLWHQLGSFQELIQKPEQISAQSAWTIFVLLISLIVLMELFSAR, encoded by the coding sequence GTGAGAACTCCAACAGTGAATCGATTTTACCAGCTCCTGTTTTACCTTTCTTTAGCGCTGATTTTCTGGCTGGCGATGATGGGCATTCATGAATTGGGACACGTGATCGGTGCCATTTTAACCGGCGGCTCAGTTTCTCAAGTGGTTTTGCATCCATTGGCAATTTCTCGCACTGATCTGACTGATAATCCCTGTCCGGTGATTGTCGTTTGGGCAGGGCCACTTCTGGGAGTTTTGATTCCCTTAATATCGCTTTTTGTTGTACGCGGACTTGGTTGGTCTCAATTCAGGATCATTCAATTTTTTGCAGGCTTCTGCTTGATTGCCAATGGTGCATATATTGCCGGCGGTTCATGGGAAGGAATTGGTGATTGTGGGGTGATGCTTCATTCAGGCACACCGCTCTGGATGATGTGGTTGTTTGGTTTATTGACCATCCCTGCCGGTTTTTTCTTGTGGCATCAATTAGGCTCTTTTCAAGAACTGATTCAAAAGCCAGAACAAATTTCTGCCCAGTCTGCCTGGACAATTTTTGTATTGTTGATCTCTCTCATCGTACTAATGGAACTCTTTTCCGCGCGATAA
- a CDS encoding PVC-type heme-binding CxxCH protein, which produces MLNRTFLKHTLYLFAFTCVCGFSFLSVTGEEKQPPSKAQTPDDQPLIVFMIGEKGYKTSESLPAFAKAHLQPLGFRTEFIFADKKDSNSFPGLDVIKEADLLFLSVRRKTIPTAQMKLIRDYLAAGKPLMALRTSSHGFALSKGEPAKGYVEWKEFDKEVLGGEYAGDFNNKTPTDVTTQLRAEQNPIMATVRNKYFRSKGSMYKSINLKGSTKVLLRGLSRVEGQPVQMPVAWTNMYKKSRIFYTSLGHPGDFKINTFTHTLVNAVYWCLKKEPPQVDVAGKISRDRFKKDLAGNEQVDKVMKSFKGRGEVGDESDPTPPEEAVKLFQVHKDFVMESIAAEPEVMQPLYMSFDHRGRMWVVQYLQYPFPAGLKVVKYDQYLRAVFDKVPPPPPNHFKGADKISVLEDTNGDGTFDKVKDVITGLNIVSAVTVGRGGIWVLNPPYLLFYPDANSDDIPDGDPEVHLSGFGLEDTHSVANSLKWGPDGWLYGANGSTTTGTVSSEATKRVHFKGQMIWRYHPDSKVFEIFAEGGGNTFSVEIDSKGRVFSGTNNGGTRGMHYAQGGYAKKNWGKHGPLTNPYAFGFYEHMRHKGYQERFSQTFSIYEGGIFPAKYNGAVFAANSLHNRVMASQLIPDTSTYRTEDMPPIVLTQDRWFRPVDIKVGPDGCVYLADWYDSRLTHVDPRDNWHKTSGRIYRLKPTNFQPIKPFDLAKQTNTKLIKTMGHPNKWFRQKAVQVIGERGDQSMIPTLTKIAKSEQDERALEALWALNLLGAFNEHLALELLGHRDQHIRRWTIRLLGDSHQISKQLTKTLVELAKIEPYAEVRSQLASSAKRFPAEAGLEITYQLLKREEDQADLHIPLLLWWAIESKATSDRSAVLTLFSKPDFWQVKMVQDYILERIMQRYAMAGGPENYDMCAKLLKLAPSSGHKQKLMVGMLEAFRGQKIDNLPKELSKGLAEYQKTLGESDLALALRLGDKAATTRALKIIADKNADRPTRLTYMEIFGQLKTKQAIGPLTAILSSNGADTHSLKRVALQALMNFDNPSIGKNILARYHSTLLDEHDVRSTAQRVLASRKAWSKQFLNEVNAWRIKANTIPLDVVQQMALHDDPEIKASIKKHWGKVRGSTPAEKKQEMSRVAKLIKSKEGDLASGKLLFKKTCAVCHTLFGEGGKAGPKLTGYERDNVDFMLLAVVDPSAAIREEFTNFLVVTDDGRTVTGLIDEQTTKTLTLKDVKGQSVLINKDEIELLKALDLSLMPDGLTKNLSDKEVQDLFAYLMSRTPNHGK; this is translated from the coding sequence ATGCTCAACAGAACCTTTCTGAAGCACACGCTCTATCTGTTCGCGTTCACCTGTGTCTGTGGATTTTCATTTCTATCGGTGACAGGCGAAGAAAAACAGCCTCCTTCGAAAGCCCAAACACCTGATGATCAACCCTTGATTGTATTTATGATTGGAGAGAAAGGGTACAAGACGTCTGAAAGTTTACCCGCCTTTGCAAAAGCGCACTTACAGCCTCTGGGATTTCGCACCGAGTTTATCTTTGCAGATAAAAAAGATTCGAATTCCTTCCCGGGGCTGGATGTCATTAAAGAAGCTGATTTACTGTTTCTGAGTGTCCGCCGGAAAACAATACCAACAGCTCAGATGAAATTAATTCGAGATTATCTTGCTGCAGGAAAGCCCCTGATGGCGTTGCGAACGTCGAGCCATGGATTTGCGCTTAGTAAAGGTGAACCAGCAAAAGGATACGTGGAATGGAAAGAATTTGATAAGGAGGTCCTGGGTGGTGAGTATGCAGGTGACTTCAACAACAAAACTCCGACTGATGTGACGACTCAATTACGAGCAGAACAGAACCCGATCATGGCCACAGTTCGCAATAAGTATTTTCGCAGCAAAGGTTCGATGTATAAAAGCATTAACCTCAAGGGTTCAACTAAAGTGTTGCTGCGTGGGCTCTCTCGCGTCGAAGGACAACCCGTACAGATGCCGGTTGCCTGGACGAACATGTATAAGAAATCACGTATTTTTTACACATCACTGGGCCATCCAGGCGATTTTAAAATCAATACCTTTACGCATACACTCGTCAATGCCGTCTACTGGTGTCTGAAAAAAGAGCCCCCACAAGTCGATGTTGCTGGAAAAATCAGCCGAGATCGATTCAAAAAAGATCTGGCTGGCAATGAACAAGTCGACAAAGTCATGAAATCATTTAAAGGTCGCGGTGAAGTCGGTGATGAATCTGATCCAACTCCACCCGAAGAAGCGGTGAAACTGTTTCAGGTTCACAAAGACTTTGTCATGGAAAGTATCGCGGCAGAACCGGAAGTGATGCAGCCACTCTATATGAGCTTCGACCATCGGGGGCGGATGTGGGTCGTGCAATATCTGCAGTATCCGTTTCCTGCTGGATTGAAAGTGGTCAAGTATGACCAGTATTTACGCGCTGTCTTTGATAAAGTTCCCCCACCGCCCCCAAATCATTTCAAAGGGGCGGACAAAATTTCGGTACTCGAAGATACCAACGGTGATGGTACATTTGACAAAGTGAAAGATGTCATTACAGGTTTGAATATTGTCTCTGCTGTCACAGTGGGCCGGGGTGGCATCTGGGTGTTGAATCCTCCTTACCTTTTGTTTTATCCCGATGCAAACAGCGATGATATTCCCGATGGCGATCCGGAAGTCCATCTCTCGGGTTTTGGGCTGGAAGATACACACTCTGTAGCCAACAGCTTAAAATGGGGACCGGACGGCTGGCTCTATGGAGCCAATGGCAGTACCACCACCGGTACAGTCAGTTCTGAAGCGACCAAACGTGTGCACTTCAAAGGACAGATGATCTGGCGCTACCACCCTGACAGCAAAGTCTTCGAAATTTTTGCGGAAGGGGGCGGCAATACATTCAGTGTCGAGATCGATTCCAAAGGGCGTGTCTTTTCCGGAACCAACAATGGTGGCACCCGGGGTATGCATTACGCGCAAGGTGGCTATGCCAAAAAGAACTGGGGGAAACATGGCCCACTGACGAACCCCTATGCCTTCGGTTTTTATGAGCATATGCGTCATAAAGGTTATCAGGAACGATTCAGCCAGACCTTTTCGATTTACGAAGGGGGCATATTTCCCGCCAAATACAATGGCGCCGTCTTTGCTGCCAACTCACTACATAATCGCGTGATGGCGAGCCAGTTGATTCCTGATACCTCTACTTACCGCACTGAAGATATGCCGCCGATCGTGTTAACACAAGATCGCTGGTTCCGTCCTGTCGACATCAAAGTGGGGCCTGATGGTTGTGTGTATCTGGCTGACTGGTATGACAGTCGTCTGACTCACGTCGACCCGCGTGACAATTGGCACAAAACCAGTGGCCGTATTTATCGACTCAAACCAACAAATTTTCAACCAATCAAACCATTTGATCTTGCGAAACAAACGAACACGAAACTCATCAAAACAATGGGGCATCCGAACAAATGGTTCCGTCAAAAAGCGGTTCAGGTGATTGGCGAACGCGGAGATCAGTCGATGATTCCCACACTGACAAAAATTGCGAAAAGCGAACAGGATGAACGCGCGCTGGAAGCGCTCTGGGCATTGAATTTACTTGGCGCCTTCAATGAACATCTCGCACTGGAATTATTAGGTCACCGTGATCAGCATATTCGTCGCTGGACCATCCGTCTGCTCGGCGATTCACATCAGATTTCGAAACAACTAACCAAAACATTGGTTGAACTGGCCAAGATCGAACCATATGCCGAAGTACGCTCACAACTGGCTTCTTCCGCCAAACGTTTTCCTGCGGAAGCGGGCCTGGAGATTACCTATCAACTATTAAAACGAGAAGAAGACCAAGCCGACTTGCATATTCCGTTGCTTCTGTGGTGGGCAATCGAGAGTAAAGCCACTTCCGACCGAAGTGCCGTTCTCACCCTATTCTCTAAACCAGATTTCTGGCAAGTGAAAATGGTACAAGATTACATTCTGGAACGGATCATGCAACGCTATGCCATGGCCGGCGGTCCGGAAAACTATGACATGTGTGCTAAGCTGCTCAAGCTGGCTCCTTCATCCGGGCATAAACAAAAATTGATGGTAGGTATGCTGGAAGCATTCCGGGGGCAGAAAATTGACAATCTCCCAAAAGAACTCAGCAAGGGTCTGGCCGAGTATCAAAAGACATTGGGCGAATCGGATCTTGCACTGGCATTACGTCTGGGAGACAAAGCGGCCACAACTCGCGCATTGAAAATCATTGCTGACAAAAATGCGGACCGCCCTACACGTTTAACTTATATGGAAATTTTTGGACAGCTAAAAACAAAACAGGCGATTGGCCCTCTGACGGCGATTCTCTCATCAAATGGGGCTGACACTCATTCTTTAAAACGAGTCGCGTTACAAGCATTGATGAATTTCGATAACCCCTCCATTGGCAAAAATATCCTGGCACGTTATCACAGTACGTTGCTCGATGAGCACGATGTTCGCAGCACTGCCCAACGTGTGCTTGCGAGTCGCAAAGCCTGGAGTAAGCAATTTCTGAATGAAGTGAATGCCTGGCGAATCAAAGCCAATACAATTCCTCTTGATGTTGTCCAACAGATGGCATTACACGATGACCCGGAGATCAAAGCCAGTATCAAAAAACACTGGGGTAAAGTGCGTGGATCCACACCTGCTGAGAAAAAACAAGAGATGTCGCGCGTCGCGAAATTGATCAAATCAAAAGAAGGCGATTTAGCATCTGGTAAGCTGCTGTTTAAAAAAACCTGTGCCGTCTGCCACACGCTCTTTGGTGAAGGTGGTAAGGCAGGACCTAAGCTAACCGGTTATGAACGTGATAATGTGGATTTCATGCTCCTTGCAGTCGTTGATCCGAGTGCCGCCATTCGTGAAGAGTTCACCAACTTTCTGGTGGTAACTGACGATGGTCGCACAGTGACAGGACTGATTGATGAACAGACCACGAAAACCCTCACATTGAAAGATGTGAAAGGTCAGTCTGTCCTCATCAATAAAGATGAGATCGAACTCCTCAAAGCATTGGATCTCTCATTAATGCCCGATGGGTTAACCAAAAACCTCAGTGATAAAGAGGTTCAAGACCTGTTCGCTTACTTAATGAGTCGTACGCCCAATCATGGGAAATAA